The DNA window AACTGGGTAAGAGCCTGGACCGCTGAAGAAAACAGACACGGTGATTTACTGAACAAATATTTGTACCTGTGCGGCAGAGTGAATATGAGAGAGGTGGAAATCACTACTCAATATCTTATTAATGACGGTTTCGATCTCGGTACAAGCATGGATCCGTACAGGAACTTTGTATACACCAGTTTCCAGGAAACTGCCACCAATATTTCGCACAGAAGGGTAGGAACTCTTGCCAAACAGTCCGGAAACGGAAAGCTGGCTAAAATGTGCGGGGTGATTGCTGCTGATGAAGCACGTCACGCAAAAGCCTACAAATATTTTGTGGAAAAAATCCTTGAAATAGATCCTTCTGAAATGATTCTTGCCTTTGAAGACATGATGCGTAAGAAAATCGTGATGCCGGCTCACCTGATGAGACAGTCCGGGCAGAAAGCCGGAGAGCTTTGGGGACATTTCTCTGATGCTGCACAGCGTTGCATGGTCTATACGGGACAGGATTACATCAACATTCTGAAAGACCTGCTGGACGAGTGGAAAATTGAGCACGTGAAAGGGCTGACGGAAAAAGCGGAAAAAGCACAGGAATACCTGATGAAGCTTCCCGGAAGACTGCAGAAGATTACCGACAGGGTATCTACTCCGGATCTTCAGTTCCAGTTCAGCTGGGTGAAAAGCTAATTCCCGTACAAGTAAATAATAAAACTGAGAGTGCCCAT is part of the Chryseobacterium camelliae genome and encodes:
- a CDS encoding acyl-ACP desaturase, yielding MYQQLVRKEVMGMLEKEVGSFLEKFLTPIEKIWQPSDYLPDPSSADFKYDLEEIQTFAREMPYDLFVTLIGDCITEEALPSYESWLMGVDGVNQEEKVGWVNWVRAWTAEENRHGDLLNKYLYLCGRVNMREVEITTQYLINDGFDLGTSMDPYRNFVYTSFQETATNISHRRVGTLAKQSGNGKLAKMCGVIAADEARHAKAYKYFVEKILEIDPSEMILAFEDMMRKKIVMPAHLMRQSGQKAGELWGHFSDAAQRCMVYTGQDYINILKDLLDEWKIEHVKGLTEKAEKAQEYLMKLPGRLQKITDRVSTPDLQFQFSWVKS